The following are encoded together in the Glycine soja cultivar W05 chromosome 5, ASM419377v2, whole genome shotgun sequence genome:
- the LOC114413784 gene encoding protein RKD1-like yields the protein MESQPLMGWSSFYEIDEEPFPFTCQFSYSGNSEVYPSLDWPYDFPIQDYYIDAVPLMDYYPSDPLYETLTTEPTQSVQDYDFYDIKKGLPFWKEVDAVFDSQKVFLFGNNEESGTKKEMMEDGKVNDNRGIEERISGSSSSCRMLSRKTISQYFYMPITQAARELNVGITLLKKRCREVGIRRWPHRKLMSLQTLINNVQELGKEEGRESEEKLRSAIEILEREKKVLEEMPDTELEDTTKRLRQACFKANYKKRKLTVTGRGREPHSSSFSGFVARSIVNATGEYSNESEEERDIKYLLSQFLE from the exons ATGGAGTCTCAGCCACTTATGGGTTGGAGCTCTTTCTACGAAATAGATGAAGAACCATTTCCATTTACGTGCCAATTTTCTTACAG CGGAAACAGTGAAGTGTATCCCTCACTGGATTGGCCCTACGATTTTCCCATACAAGACTACTATATTGATGCTGTTCCTCTTATGGATTATTACCCTTCAGATCCTTTATATGAAACACTCACTACTGAACCAACACAAAGCGTGCAAG ATTATGATTTTTATGACATTAAAAAGGGGCTACCTTTCTGGAAGGAAGTGGATGCTGTGTTTGATTcacaaaaagtatttttatttggcAACAACGAAGAAAGTGGGACCAAGAAGGAAATGATGGAGGATGGAAAAGTTAACGACAACCGAGGGATAGAAGAGAGAATCAGCGGTAGCAGTAGCAGTTGCAGAATGTTGTCAAGGAAGACCATATCTCAGTACTTCTACATGCCCATAACACAAGCAGCCAGAGAACTTAATGTGGGCATAACCCTTTTGAAGAAAAGGTGCAGAGAGGTGGGTATTAGAAGGTGGCCCCACAGGAAGCTGATGAGCTTGCAAACTCTGATAAACAATGTACAG GAGCTAGGAAAAGAGGAGGGGAGAGAGAGTGAAGAGAAGTTAAGAAGTGCGATAGAGATATTAGAGAGGGAAAAGAAGGTTTTGGAGGAAATGCCGGATACTGAACTTGAAGACACTACAAAGAGGCTTAGACAAGCGTGTTTCAAGGCCAACTACAAGAAGAGGAAGCTCACAGTCACAGGGCGGGGGAGGGAACCACACTCTTCTTCTTTCAGTGGCTTTGTTGCTAGAAGTATTGTTAACGCAACGGGAGAATATAGTaatgaaagtgaagaagaacgAGACATCAAGTATCTGTTGTCTCAGTTTCTGGAGTAG
- the LOC114411855 gene encoding pentatricopeptide repeat-containing protein At3g47530-like, which yields MALETVISAIKSVSHKTRLLQIHAHIIRTTLIQYPTVSLQFLSRIALSGPLQDASYSQRFFGQLSHPLVSHYNTMIRACSMSDSPQKGLLLYRDMRRRGIAADPLSSSFAVKSCIRFLYLPGGVQVHCNIFKDGHQWDTLLLTAVMDLYSLCQRGGDACKVFDEMPHRDTVAWNVMISCCIRNNRTRDALSLFDVMQGSSYKCEPDDVTCLLLLQACAHLNALEFGERIHGYIMERGYRDALNLCNSLISMYSRCGCLDKAYEVFKGMGNKNVVSWSAMISGLAMNGYGREAIEAFEEMLRIGVLPDDQTFTGVLSACSYSGMVDEGMSFFHRMSREFGVTPNVHHYGCMVDLLGRAGLLDKAYQLIMSMVVKPDSTMWRTLLGACRIHGHVTLGERVIGHLIELKAQEAGDYVLLLNIYSSAGHWEKVAEVRKLMKNKSIQTTPGCSTIELKGAVHEFVVDDVSHSRNREIYETLDEINHQLRIAGYVVELSSELHKMDDKEKGYVLSHHSEKLAVAFGVLATPPGTILRVASNLRVCVDCHNFLKLFSGVYNRDVVLRDHNRFHHFRGGRCSCSDYW from the coding sequence ATGGCACTAGAAACCGTGATTTCTGCTATAAAATCTGTTTCCCACAAAACCCGTTTGCTTCAAATTCACGCTCACATTATACGCACGACCCTCATTCAATACCCCACAGTTTCTCTTCAGTTCTTGTCCCGCATAGCTCTCTCTGGCCCTCTGCAAGATGCCAGCTATTCCCAGCGTTTCTTTGGGCAACTCAGCCACCCCTTGGTTTCCCATTACAACACCATGATCAGGGCCTGTTCCATGAGTGATTCACCGCAAAAGGGACTCCTTCTATATCGAGATATGAGAAGACGAGGCATTGCTGCAGACCCTTTATCTTCTTCCTTTGCTGTTAAGTCTTGTATAAGGTTTCTGTATCTTCCTGGAGGGGTTCAGGTTCATTGCAACATCTTCAAAGACGGGCACCAATGGGATACCCTTTTGCTCACTGCTGTCATGGACTTGTATTCACTATGCCAGAGAGGTGGTGATGCATGTAAGGTGTTTGATGAGATGCCTCATAGGGACACTGTTGCTTGGAATGTGATGATCTCTTGCTGTATTAGAAATAATAGGACTCGGGATGCTTTGAGTTTGTTTGATGTTATGCAGGGTTCGAGCTATAAATGTGAGCCTGATGATGTTACTTGTTTGCTTCTTCTTCAGGCTTGTGCCCATTTGAATGCCTTGGAATTTGGAGAACGAATTCATGGTTATATTATGGAGCGTGGTTATCGGGATGCTCTCAATTTATGTAATTCTCTAATATCTATGTATTCGCGGTGTGGTTGTTTAGACAAGGCTTATGAAGTGTTTAAGGGAATGGGCAATAAAAATGTGGTTTCATGGAGTGCGATGATTTCTGGTTTGGCTATGAATGGATATGGGAGAGAAGCTATTGAAGCATTTGAGGAGATGCTGAGAATCGGCGTTCTGCCTGATGATCAGACATTCACGGGTGTCCTTTCTGCTTGCAGTTATTCTGGAATGGTTGATGAGGGAATGTCATTTTTCCACCGTATGAGCAGAGAGTTTGGAGTAACTCCCAACGTTCATCACTATGGGTGCATGGTTGATCTCTTAGGCCGTGCTGGCTTGCTTGATAAGGCTTATCAGCTTATTATGTCAATGGTGGTGAAGCCAGACTCCACAATGTGGAGGACCTTGCTTGGTGCATGCAGAATTCATGGCCATGTTACACTTGGTGAACGAGTAATTGGACATTTGATTGAATTGAAAGCTCAAGAAGCTGGGGATTATGTTTTACTTTTGAATATTTATTCTTCAGCTGGACACTGGGAAAAGGTAGCAGAAGTGagaaaattgatgaaaaataaatcaatccaaACCACACCTGGTTGTAGCACAATTGAATTGAAAGGAGCAGTACACGAGTTTGTTGTGGATGATGTTTCACATTCTAGAAACCGAGAGATTTATGAGACACTGGATGAGATTAATCATCAGCTGAGGATTGCTGGTTATGTTGTTGAACTTTCATCTGAGTTACATAAGATGGATGACAAAGAAAAGGGGTATGTGCTCTCCCATCACAGTGAAAAATTGGCTGTTGCTTTTGGGGTTCTTGCTACTCCACCCGGCACAATACTGAGAGTGGCTAGTAATCTCCGCGTATGTGTTGATTGCCACAATTTTCTGAAACTTTTTTCTGGAGTTTACAACCGTGATGTAGTTCTTAGGGACCATAATCGGTTTCACCACTTCCGGGGAGGGCGCTGCTCATGTAGCGACTATTGGTAG
- the LOC114411858 gene encoding protein EMBRYO DEFECTIVE 514-like, producing the protein MTMAEATASELEIVEPTTTDAAAADVAVDGVESNLKRTREDSDDEEDGVSKKQKVDAEEKKASGPVKLGFKSFASSVEMFDYFYNLLHAWPAYLNLNQYEHMMLLELLKNGHTEPDTKIGGGIRVFQVRKHPMWKSRCFFLVRDDESVDDFSFRKCVDHILPLPQEMQVRPDANRALGGAKKHHRGKGGGGGRGGHGHGKNGGSKH; encoded by the exons ATGACCATGGCGGAAGCCACTGCATCGGAACTGGAAATCGTCGAGCCCACCACCACTGACGCCGCCGCCGCAGACGTGGCTGTCGACGGCGTTGAATCAAACCTGAAGCGGACTAGAGAGGACAGCGATGACGAAGAAGACGGTGTTTCGAAGAAGCAGAAGGTGGatgcagaagaaaagaaagcatcAGGTCCCGTGAAATTGGGTTTCAAAAGCTTCGCCTCTTCCGTGGAAATGTTCGATTACTTCTACAATCTCCTTCATGCTTGGCCCGCTTATCTCAATCTTAACCAG TATGAACATATGATGCTACTGGAGTTGCTTAAGAACGGTCACACAGAACCTGATACTAAGATTGGAGGAGGAATCCGTGTTTTTCAAGTCCGCAAGCACCCTATGTGGAAAAGTAGGTGCTTCTTCCTCGTCAGGGACGATGAATCTGTCGATGATTTTAGCTTCCGTAAATGTGTGGATCATATTCTTCCCTTGCCACAAGAGATGCAAGTGAGACCTGATGCTAACAGGGCATTAGGTGGAGCAAAAAAACATCATAGAGGAaagggtggtggtggaggaagaggtGGACATGGCCACGGGAAAAATGGAGGATCTAAACATTGA